The Candidatus Thermoplasmatota archaeon genome includes the window GCGCCCGAAACCGTCGTTGGGCGCGCGGTCGGCAAGATACCACGTCGGCCGCGCCGCCGCGTGCGCCCGCGTCGAGCCAAACGACTCTGCGAAGGTGTCCGAAAGACGGCCGGCCCCGCTCAGCCCCGGCAGCACCGCGCGCGGGACCTCGAAGACCACGCGCGCAGGCGTTCCGCGCTCGAAGGAAAAACCGATCGGCGAGACCTCCGACCACGGAAGCGCGCCGTCCCCGCCGGCCGAGCGCTCCACGAGCGCGGCCCGCTCCTCGTAGGCGAGGTTGATCGGCGAGCGCAAGTACATGGCGCCAAGCTGCCGGCCGCCCACGGTCCACCCCACGACCCACGCGCAGTTTGGACACCGCTCGAGGAAACCCGACGCCGCCGACCGCGTTTCGAGCGTGACGAGAATCGTCGCTCCGTCGACGGAGAAGTACGCCCGGAGAAGGTCGACCTCGGACGCGGCGCTGCCCGAGCCCCCCACGGGCACGTAGAACTCGTCGCCGCTTGCGTCGGCGACCTCCGGATCGGTGGCCGTTCCCGCCTGCGCGCCCGCGGCCGCAAGAAGCGCCGCCAGGATCGCGCCGCGAAAGGCTCGCTCCTGCCGCATGCTGGCCGCACGGAGGGTGCCGCGACGGAAAAACGTTGGCGAAGGGGCGCGGGGAGAGGGCGCGCGGCGGCGGGCGGGCGCGGAGGGATGTATACGTGTGTATACGAAGGTATACATCAGGGTGCGGGCCGCGTGCGCGCGGGGCCGGCGCCCCCGCTGCATGCGGCCGCTGCGCGGCCGCGACGTCGGGAAACCCCTACGCGGGGTTTCCCGGACCCTTCCCCAAGGGCCCGGGCCGGGAATTGAACCCGGATCCAGGGATCCACAGTCCCCGAGGATAACCACTACCCCACCCAGGCCACAAACCAACCCGTCTCGCTCGCCGTCGCGGCCCTTTGGGCCGCGACTGCCGCCGCGCGGCACTCCGGGCCGCGCGGCCTGCGCTCGCTCGCGGGTTCGTTTGATCGGACTCGCTCTTCGGCGGGGCCGCCGAAGTCGCGGACGACGCACGCCGCGTCGCCTTGAAATAGGTTGCTACGGCGAATGCATGCTCCAAGCGGCTTCACGAGAAGTATCTCGCGATCACTTTTCGTTCGGCGCTCGGGGGTCCGTTGCGCGGCCCCCCGGCGCCTCACGAAAAGTACCTCGCGATCACCTTTCGTTCGGCCGCCTGGAGCCGGTTATGGACCGCCGCCTTCGAGATGCCAAAGATGTTGGAGAGGTCGTCGAGGGTGACGGAGCGCGGCGTGTTGTAGAAGCCAAGCGCAAGAGCCGTCTTGATGACCTCGAGCTGCTTTTGCGTGAGCGCCTCGGCGAAGGCGCCCGTGATCTGCTGCTCGGGGTCGAAGTCGTCGATGCGGATGAGCTTGAAGTCGTCCCAGCGTCCGCCGTCCACGCCGTTCTCGTACTGCTGGAGCATCTCGGCGAGGTCGACTTTGCCAAGGACGATGAGGCGCGTGTTGAAGTAGCCCGCCTTCACGAGGCTCGGCTGGACGATGGCCTTCTCGCCGAAGTACTCGAGGGCAAACCCGTGGGGGCTCTTTGTTTCCTTGAGCTGGTCGAGGGTCGTCGTGACGCGGAAGGAGACCGTGTCCTTGGCGGTGCGGACGACCTCGTGCGCCTTGAAAAGCGTGTCGAACTGCGACAGAAGCTCCTTGGTGGAGCCTTCGGGCGCGGCAACGGTGAGGAGGAGCTTCACGAGGCGGGTCTGGTCGTCGTAGGCGGTCTGGTTGACGAGGACCTTGCTGCCCGGGTTCTGTTCCGTGAACGCGCAAAGCGGGTAGGCGTGGCTCTTCATCTTGTACACGACTTCGGTGAGCGTCACGGAGAACCGCCGACGGCGGAAAGGGGTAGGGGGTTAATAGCCTTAACGTGGGCTCGAACATGTTCGACAGATTCTATTCGTTGGTTGGGCCGGGAAACGGATCGCCCGCGTAGTCGGTTCGATCATTCTTGGCCTTTTTCGTTCCCGCCCTCGACGCGCACAAGCTTCGTGCGTCCGGGCGCGACAAGGACGCGGATCCAGGCCGGGAACCGCGCGTCGAGCGCGGGGTCCTGCGTGTCGACCCGCAGGCAGGGAAGCCCGCGGAGCTTCTCCTCGCCGGCGGCCACGACGAGGCGGTCGGGTGGGATGCGCGCGAGCACGGCGGGGGAGAGGGGCGCGTTGCCGCGGCCGATCACGAAGCCCTGTCCTCCGATGGGCGCGACGACGAGGCCCAAGGGATCGGGCAGCGCGACGAGCTCCCGCTCGGAGGCGTCCTTGGCCACCTGCCGCCCGTCGCGCACGGCGTCGAGGCCAAGGAGCGTCGCGTCGAGGCCCATCAGACGCTTGGCGTCGTGGAGCGTGCCGCCGGGGCCCAGGATCCACGTGACGCCCGGGGAAAGCGCGTGCACGATGGCGTGCGCGACCTCCTCGTCGCCGGGGGGCGCGGGGCTTTTGCCCGGCGGCACGCGGGGCGAGGCGGGCACGCGCAGGCGCCCGGCCAGGCGAACCTCCATCCGGCCGGAGCGGATCGCGCCCTCGTCGGCGTCGAGCACGTCGCGAAGCTCGGTCCTGCCGTCCCATTCCGCGAGGATGGCCGCCGCCTCGCGGGGCGTGGGGGCAAAGCAGGCGGAATGCATCTTGACGCCCGCGGGCACGCCGAGGGCGGGCACGCGCTCGCCGACGGCGGCGAGGACGTCCTGCGCGGTGCCGTCCCCGCCGACAAACGCGAGGACGTCGACGGGCAATTCCGCAAGCGCGGCTGCGGCCTCGCGCGTGTCGTTGGCGCTCGTGGGCTCGGCGGGCACGTGCGCGACGATGGCGCTTGCGCCCGCCGCCTCGCAGGCGCGCTCGCCCATGGCGCCTGCGCACGTGGCGATCTCGACGTTCTCCGGGAGGGCCCG containing:
- a CDS encoding helix-turn-helix domain-containing protein, which produces MTLTEVVYKMKSHAYPLCAFTEQNPGSKVLVNQTAYDDQTRLVKLLLTVAAPEGSTKELLSQFDTLFKAHEVVRTAKDTVSFRVTTTLDQLKETKSPHGFALEYFGEKAIVQPSLVKAGYFNTRLIVLGKVDLAEMLQQYENGVDGGRWDDFKLIRIDDFDPEQQITGAFAEALTQKQLEVIKTALALGFYNTPRSVTLDDLSNIFGISKAAVHNRLQAAERKVIARYFS
- a CDS encoding ATP-NAD kinase family protein is translated as MRVGLLVNPVAGLGGRVGLKGTDGAVAEALRRGAVARAGDRAVEFLRALPENVEIATCAGAMGERACEAAGASAIVAHVPAEPTSANDTREAAAALAELPVDVLAFVGGDGTAQDVLAAVGERVPALGVPAGVKMHSACFAPTPREAAAILAEWDGRTELRDVLDADEGAIRSGRMEVRLAGRLRVPASPRVPPGKSPAPPGDEEVAHAIVHALSPGVTWILGPGGTLHDAKRLMGLDATLLGLDAVRDGRQVAKDASERELVALPDPLGLVVAPIGGQGFVIGRGNAPLSPAVLARIPPDRLVVAAGEEKLRGLPCLRVDTQDPALDARFPAWIRVLVAPGRTKLVRVEGGNEKGQE